One part of the Desulfonema ishimotonii genome encodes these proteins:
- a CDS encoding GxxExxY protein: MTFDDPLTHEIIGAAMTVHNALGTGFMEVVYQRSLAIEFHKRGIPFERERKIPIYYDGQKVGVRRVDFLVNQRVLVELKAVSVLNDLHLAQAINYLKVFQLDVGLLMNFGGVRLEFRRLFRKK, translated from the coding sequence ATGACATTCGACGATCCTCTGACGCACGAAATTATCGGAGCCGCAATGACGGTTCACAATGCCCTTGGCACCGGCTTCATGGAGGTTGTTTATCAACGGTCTCTGGCGATTGAATTCCATAAACGGGGCATTCCCTTTGAGCGGGAACGCAAGATACCGATATATTATGATGGGCAGAAAGTCGGTGTCCGGCGAGTTGATTTTCTGGTAAATCAGCGCGTTTTAGTTGAACTCAAAGCCGTCTCCGTATTGAATGATCTGCATCTGGCGCAAGCAATCAACTATCTGAAAGTGTTTCAACTGGATGTGGGCTTGCTGATGAATTTCGGCGGCGTTCGGCTGGAGTTTAGACGTCTGTTCAGGAAAAAATGA
- a CDS encoding helix-hairpin-helix domain-containing protein produces MTQLFDLMEMFGRYGFNKAHSAAYALIAFQTAWLKAHYPVEFMASLLTSEMGSIESVVKFIDECRSHKIEVLPPDVNESFTVFTVVDGKIRFGLVAVKNVGEGAIDAIVEARAAGGKFSSLFEFCERADLRKINKRVMESLIRCGAFDSTGAHRAQMMAALEDALEYGQRVQKEKASPQMGLFDMGGDNAPVVNAPALPDVPEWDDRQVLTLEKEALGFYISGHPLGRYEKILKKFANTDALALQERNNGEVVRIGGLITAIKKIKTRKGDDMAFITTEDLLGSVETTIFSSVYETTADLLVEDAPILIEGQVQKDEKSVKLLADKIIPMEKAEETCAASVHFKLDAARTDRDLLVKLREICGRHPGNCPGFIHLKNPDATETVIAISEAIRLKAGEALSDAVNGLLGYEAVDLGCKAASISVMKPKRGNGYGGRP; encoded by the coding sequence GTGACCCAGCTCTTTGACCTGATGGAGATGTTCGGGCGGTACGGCTTTAACAAGGCCCACTCGGCCGCCTATGCCCTGATCGCCTTTCAGACGGCCTGGCTCAAGGCCCACTATCCGGTGGAGTTCATGGCCTCCCTGCTGACCAGCGAGATGGGCTCCATCGAGAGCGTGGTCAAGTTCATCGACGAATGCCGCAGCCATAAGATCGAAGTGCTGCCGCCGGACGTCAATGAGAGCTTTACGGTCTTCACCGTGGTGGACGGCAAGATCCGGTTCGGGCTGGTGGCCGTGAAAAATGTGGGCGAAGGCGCCATTGACGCCATTGTCGAGGCCAGGGCGGCCGGGGGGAAATTTTCCTCGCTGTTTGAATTCTGCGAGCGGGCCGATCTGCGAAAGATCAACAAGCGGGTGATGGAAAGCCTGATCCGGTGCGGCGCCTTTGACTCGACCGGCGCTCACCGGGCACAGATGATGGCGGCCCTTGAGGATGCCCTGGAGTACGGCCAGCGGGTTCAGAAGGAAAAGGCCAGCCCCCAGATGGGCCTCTTTGATATGGGCGGGGATAATGCCCCGGTCGTCAACGCCCCGGCCCTGCCCGATGTGCCGGAATGGGATGACAGACAGGTGCTGACCCTTGAGAAGGAGGCCCTGGGCTTTTACATTTCCGGGCACCCCCTGGGGCGGTATGAGAAGATCCTGAAAAAATTTGCCAACACCGACGCTCTGGCGCTTCAGGAGAGGAACAACGGGGAGGTGGTCCGCATCGGCGGCCTGATCACGGCCATCAAAAAGATCAAAACCCGGAAAGGGGATGATATGGCCTTCATCACCACCGAGGATCTGCTCGGCTCCGTGGAAACCACCATCTTCTCCTCGGTCTATGAGACCACTGCCGACCTCCTGGTCGAGGATGCCCCGATCCTGATCGAGGGGCAGGTGCAGAAGGATGAGAAGTCGGTCAAGCTGCTGGCGGACAAGATCATCCCCATGGAAAAGGCCGAGGAGACCTGTGCGGCCAGCGTCCATTTCAAACTTGACGCCGCACGGACGGACCGGGATCTGCTGGTGAAGCTGCGCGAGATATGTGGCAGACATCCGGGCAACTGTCCGGGCTTTATCCACCTGAAAAATCCCGATGCCACCGAAACGGTGATCGCCATCTCCGAGGCGATCCGGCTGAAGGCGGGCGAGGCCCTCTCCGATGCGGTGAACGGGCTTCTGGGCTATGAGGCCGTGGACCTGGGCTGCAAGGCGGCCTCGATCTCGGTGATGAAGCCCAAAAGGGGAAACGGCTATGGGGGTCGTCCCTGA